One genomic window of Polyangium aurulentum includes the following:
- a CDS encoding FHA domain-containing protein, with protein sequence MGDHDREERTGAFGPFSRNEPTYVPGEHRGEPRTAAGPRDSFLIAYDRLAELSSAARRPAFAVAAVDGRSRVVAAELLETGASFAIGRHTKCRLRLLSEAVSLRHVVALAVPRPMGGSPVLRVWDLNTGQPFRTEDGQENAAVASEGATYLSIGQFALWFLPCGGGRVWPARAADAWKALPARSFVDRRSPAPQERRPGVRALPRAPFDPSHDERTCVTSYGPPLLLGGGGDDEPEVAWGTIRLQSGMSKARRSVSAERLEQGILVGRYERCGLSLGQIDINVSRVHLLLVRIGTDVWAIDTGSSNGVRRKGQAVEAVILNDTDQLEFGSGMVLNWSKTEHAEA encoded by the coding sequence ATGGGCGATCATGATCGCGAGGAGAGGACGGGTGCCTTCGGGCCGTTCAGCCGGAACGAGCCCACGTACGTCCCCGGCGAGCACCGCGGCGAGCCCCGGACCGCGGCCGGCCCGCGCGATTCGTTCCTGATCGCCTACGACAGGCTCGCCGAGCTCTCGTCCGCGGCGCGCCGTCCGGCCTTCGCGGTCGCAGCCGTGGACGGGCGCTCGCGCGTGGTGGCGGCCGAGCTGCTCGAGACGGGCGCGTCGTTCGCGATCGGCCGGCATACGAAGTGCCGTCTCCGGTTGCTCTCCGAGGCCGTGTCGCTGCGGCACGTGGTCGCGCTCGCGGTGCCCCGGCCGATGGGCGGATCGCCCGTCCTGCGCGTCTGGGATCTCAACACGGGCCAGCCTTTTCGCACCGAGGATGGGCAGGAGAACGCCGCGGTGGCGTCGGAGGGGGCGACGTATCTGTCGATCGGTCAGTTCGCGCTCTGGTTTTTGCCGTGCGGCGGCGGCCGGGTGTGGCCCGCGCGCGCGGCGGACGCGTGGAAGGCGTTGCCGGCGCGCTCGTTCGTCGATCGCCGCTCCCCGGCCCCGCAGGAGAGACGTCCGGGCGTGCGCGCGCTGCCCCGCGCCCCGTTCGACCCGAGCCATGACGAGCGCACGTGCGTGACCTCGTACGGCCCGCCGCTGCTTTTGGGCGGTGGAGGCGACGACGAGCCCGAGGTCGCGTGGGGGACGATCCGTCTGCAATCGGGGATGTCGAAGGCGCGCCGCAGCGTCTCGGCCGAGCGCCTCGAGCAGGGCATTCTGGTGGGCCGCTACGAGCGGTGCGGGCTATCGCTCGGCCAGATCGACATCAACGTATCGCGCGTGCATTTGCTGCTGGTGCGCATCGGCACGGACGTGTGGGCGATCGATACGGGCAGCAGCAATGGCGTGCGCCGCAAAGGGCAGGCGGTCGAGGCGGTGATTTTGAACGATACGGACCAGCTCGAGTTCGGCTCGGGGATGGTGCTCAACTGGAGCAAGACGGAGCACGCGGAGGCGTAG
- a CDS encoding cupin domain-containing protein, which yields MTKPEGKEPEKTFHSSADFDKTPPRPRVVMPEKVIHRQVESEGERSEYSKERKHPVFFVDLPTKCISMTIGHLAPGQSSNRHRHTYETVLYVLEGEGYSEIHGQRVEWKTGDALYIPVWAWHNHVNTSTTGIARYLACENAPILQNLGGVALREEVPEKGEPASG from the coding sequence ATGACGAAGCCCGAAGGCAAAGAACCCGAGAAGACCTTCCACTCTTCTGCCGACTTCGACAAGACGCCGCCGCGCCCGCGCGTGGTGATGCCGGAGAAGGTGATCCACCGCCAGGTCGAGAGCGAAGGCGAGCGCAGCGAGTACTCGAAGGAGCGCAAGCACCCGGTCTTCTTCGTCGACCTGCCCACCAAGTGCATCAGCATGACCATCGGCCATCTGGCGCCGGGGCAGTCGTCGAACCGCCACCGCCACACCTACGAGACCGTTCTGTACGTGCTCGAGGGCGAGGGCTACTCCGAGATCCACGGCCAGCGGGTCGAATGGAAGACGGGCGACGCGCTCTACATTCCCGTGTGGGCGTGGCACAACCACGTGAACACGAGCACCACGGGCATCGCCCGCTACCTCGCCTGCGAGAATGCCCCGATCCTGCAGAACCTCGGCGGCGTCGCGCTCCGCGAAGAGGTCCCCGAGAAGGGCGAACCAGCCAGTGGCTGA
- a CDS encoding mechanosensitive ion channel family protein, which produces MSFLDALWKEAIAAHSFWLLAAVLLALSTSRMMSARKPRLRALGFFIALHAAALLGATALAVSGSDFANEMRIPAWVFGAVAFTGASALLVFDVVLPRLRLILPRIVEDVLVAILSVVTAVTVASRAGVNLSGLIATSAVLTAILGFSLQDVIGNVAGGLALQIDNSIEVGDTIKVGDVAGKVIEIRWRYTAIETGNAETVLVPNTVIVKSQVTVLGRHGEQKPLRRVIHFNVDWRHQPSDVIDVVQSAVRGAKIPCVGDEPAPNCVLLELGESYGRYALRYWLTDLNRDTPTDSEVRIRIFFALERAGMRLAMPAHAVFVTEENDRAALKTEKQTRRRKQLLASVNLFKALSDDERDELAKYLKYAPFTRGEIICRQGDAADWLYLVEDGRASVRVAEGGHEREVTKLVSPSFFGEMSLLTGEPRAATIVAETDVECFRLDKDAFQRVIERRPELAGELASVLSQRRTQLTAAREGMGDVEGTRQRQAKVERALFARIRDFFELGP; this is translated from the coding sequence GTGAGCTTCCTCGACGCTCTCTGGAAAGAAGCGATCGCCGCGCACTCGTTCTGGCTGCTCGCTGCCGTGTTGCTGGCGCTCTCGACGAGCCGGATGATGTCCGCGCGCAAGCCCAGGCTGCGCGCCCTCGGCTTCTTCATCGCGCTGCACGCGGCCGCGCTCCTCGGCGCCACGGCGCTCGCCGTCTCGGGCTCGGACTTCGCCAACGAGATGCGCATCCCCGCGTGGGTCTTCGGCGCGGTGGCCTTCACGGGCGCCTCGGCGCTGCTCGTCTTCGACGTGGTCCTGCCCCGCCTGCGCCTCATCCTGCCGCGCATCGTCGAGGACGTGCTCGTCGCGATCCTCTCGGTCGTCACGGCCGTGACCGTGGCGAGCCGCGCGGGCGTCAACCTCTCGGGCCTCATCGCCACGAGCGCCGTGCTCACCGCGATCCTGGGCTTTTCGCTGCAGGACGTGATCGGCAACGTCGCGGGCGGGCTGGCGCTGCAGATCGACAACTCGATCGAGGTCGGCGACACGATCAAGGTCGGCGACGTTGCCGGCAAGGTGATCGAGATCCGGTGGCGCTACACGGCCATCGAGACGGGCAACGCCGAGACGGTGCTCGTGCCGAACACGGTGATCGTCAAATCGCAGGTGACCGTGCTCGGCCGCCACGGCGAGCAGAAGCCCTTGCGCCGCGTGATCCATTTCAACGTCGACTGGCGCCACCAGCCCTCGGACGTCATCGACGTCGTGCAGAGCGCGGTGCGCGGCGCGAAGATCCCGTGCGTCGGCGACGAGCCCGCCCCGAACTGCGTGCTGCTCGAGCTGGGCGAGTCGTACGGCCGCTATGCGCTGCGCTACTGGCTCACCGATCTCAACAGGGACACGCCCACCGACTCCGAGGTGCGCATCCGCATCTTCTTCGCGCTCGAGCGCGCGGGCATGCGCCTGGCGATGCCTGCGCACGCGGTGTTCGTCACCGAGGAGAACGATCGCGCCGCCCTCAAGACCGAGAAGCAGACGCGGCGGCGCAAGCAGCTCCTCGCGTCGGTGAACCTGTTCAAGGCGCTGAGCGACGACGAGCGCGACGAGCTGGCCAAGTACCTCAAATACGCGCCCTTCACGCGCGGCGAGATCATCTGCCGGCAGGGGGACGCGGCGGACTGGCTCTACCTCGTCGAGGACGGTCGCGCCTCGGTGCGCGTCGCGGAGGGCGGCCACGAGCGCGAGGTGACCAAGCTCGTGTCGCCCTCGTTCTTCGGCGAGATGTCGCTGCTGACGGGCGAGCCGCGCGCGGCCACCATCGTCGCCGAGACGGACGTCGAGTGTTTCCGTCTCGACAAAGACGCCTTCCAGCGCGTGATCGAGCGCCGCCCCGAGCTCGCGGGCGAGCTCGCCAGCGTGCTGTCGCAGCGCAGGACCCAGCTCACGGCGGCGCGCGAGGGCATGGGTGACGTCGAGGGCACGCGGCAGCGTCAAGCGAAGGTCGAGCGCGCTTTGTTCGCGCGTATTCGTGATTTCTTCGAGCTCGGGCCTTGA
- a CDS encoding cytochrome P450, whose amino-acid sequence MQPPYDVTSQAFFEVPYPTLRRMREEDPVHWHEPLGVWLVTRYADADAVVRDERRFRNDRARDLIRVMMPALPPEEAAAMAAFWSELVWFRDGPGHARLRQFMNRGFGAPAMDSLRPSIAALAREAVRRGRARGRMDVVAELADPVSINAITSLFGIPGSDREQFRSWIFTLFKGAGGGAREGDQARLVKEYTAALLDYMKRLVEERMSRPGDDTISRFLADPARPDAHEVTLQCFQLIVAGYRSTTNQIASTVLLLARNPDQLARLRAEPARIKGAVEESLRCEPSVVVTNRRAAEDVALGGKTIREGQLVFPVLLAANRDPAAFPDPDRFDIGRTGAKHLGFSLGAHYCVGAPLVRLEIEEALRALLEVPRWELLDERVAYGPYNLSDRGPSALRLGLSG is encoded by the coding sequence GTGCAGCCCCCGTACGACGTCACGAGTCAGGCTTTCTTCGAGGTTCCTTACCCCACGCTGCGCCGCATGCGCGAGGAGGATCCGGTCCACTGGCACGAGCCGCTCGGGGTCTGGCTCGTCACGCGCTACGCCGACGCCGACGCGGTCGTGCGCGACGAACGGCGCTTTCGCAACGATCGCGCGCGGGATCTCATCCGCGTGATGATGCCGGCCCTCCCGCCCGAGGAGGCGGCCGCGATGGCCGCGTTCTGGTCCGAGCTCGTCTGGTTTCGCGACGGGCCGGGGCATGCGCGGCTGCGGCAATTCATGAACCGGGGCTTCGGCGCCCCCGCCATGGACAGCTTGCGCCCCTCCATCGCCGCGCTCGCGCGCGAGGCGGTCCGAAGGGGGCGCGCGCGCGGGAGGATGGACGTCGTCGCCGAGCTGGCCGATCCGGTCTCGATCAACGCGATCACCTCGCTCTTCGGCATCCCGGGGTCCGACCGGGAGCAGTTTCGAAGCTGGATCTTCACGCTCTTCAAGGGCGCAGGGGGCGGCGCGCGGGAGGGGGATCAAGCGCGGCTCGTGAAGGAGTACACGGCGGCCTTGCTCGACTACATGAAGCGGCTCGTCGAGGAGCGAATGTCGCGCCCCGGCGACGACACGATCAGCCGCTTCCTCGCCGATCCGGCCCGCCCCGATGCCCACGAGGTGACGCTGCAATGCTTCCAGCTCATCGTCGCCGGCTATCGCTCGACCACCAATCAGATCGCGAGCACGGTGCTCCTCCTCGCCCGCAACCCCGATCAGCTCGCGCGGCTGCGCGCCGAGCCCGCGCGGATCAAGGGCGCCGTCGAGGAGTCGCTGCGGTGTGAGCCCTCGGTCGTCGTCACGAACCGCCGGGCCGCGGAGGACGTGGCGCTCGGGGGCAAGACGATCCGCGAGGGGCAGCTCGTGTTCCCCGTGCTGCTGGCGGCGAACCGCGATCCTGCTGCGTTTCCCGATCCCGATCGCTTCGATATCGGCAGGACGGGCGCAAAGCACCTCGGGTTCAGCCTGGGCGCGCATTATTGCGTGGGGGCGCCGCTCGTGCGCCTGGAGATCGAGGAGGCCTTGCGCGCGCTGCTCGAGGTCCCGCGCTGGGAGCTCCTGGACGAGCGCGTGGCCTATGGCCCCTACAACCTCTCCGATCGCGGGCCGAGCGCGCTGAGGCTCGGTCTGTCGGGCTGA
- a CDS encoding class I SAM-dependent methyltransferase encodes MSRLVDDERFFVFDWESVFDVEDYLYFYDDTLRAERTEHQVDVLEQGLAMLSPMRVLDLGCGHGRHALELSRRGHEVVGVDRSAGFLELARKDAAAASLPVEFVEGDMREIAYEEEFDRVICLFDVFGVHRDEENLDVLRRMARALRPGGRACLDVRNRDWIVRALLPMTVMQKGQDLMIDRHVFDPISGRLLDSRIMVRDGKTREARFSVRLYSFTELRALCASVGLRVIDAFGTWEGEPIHLGHNRMILMVDKE; translated from the coding sequence ATGAGCCGCCTTGTGGACGACGAGCGCTTCTTTGTCTTCGATTGGGAGAGTGTCTTCGACGTCGAGGATTACCTCTATTTCTACGACGACACCCTGCGCGCCGAGCGCACCGAGCACCAGGTCGACGTCCTCGAGCAGGGCCTCGCCATGCTCTCCCCGATGCGCGTGCTCGATCTCGGCTGCGGCCACGGCCGGCACGCCCTCGAGCTCTCGCGCCGCGGCCACGAGGTCGTCGGGGTGGATCGATCCGCGGGCTTCCTCGAGCTCGCCCGCAAGGACGCCGCCGCCGCGAGCCTGCCCGTCGAGTTCGTGGAGGGCGACATGCGCGAGATCGCGTACGAGGAGGAGTTCGATCGGGTGATCTGCCTCTTCGACGTCTTCGGCGTGCACCGCGACGAGGAGAACCTCGACGTGCTCCGGCGCATGGCGCGCGCGCTCCGCCCGGGCGGCAGGGCGTGCCTCGACGTGCGCAACCGCGACTGGATCGTGCGGGCGCTCTTGCCGATGACGGTCATGCAGAAGGGGCAGGATCTCATGATCGACCGGCACGTCTTCGACCCGATCTCGGGCCGCCTGCTCGACTCGCGGATCATGGTGCGCGACGGCAAGACGCGCGAGGCGCGCTTCTCGGTGCGGCTCTACTCGTTCACCGAGCTGCGCGCGCTCTGCGCCTCGGTGGGCCTGCGGGTGATCGACGCGTTCGGGACGTGGGAAGGCGAGCCCATCCACCTCGGCCACAACCGCATGATCTTGATGGTGGACAAGGAGTAG
- a CDS encoding Hsp70 family protein produces MFVDRPVGIDLGTTNSEIAMLDPSERDLHIFADRFGRRTIPSAVAWDPKTEAFVVGHAARSRRGKTPPPIESIKRRMGQATKVDVGPHALTPDEVSAKILGELRDRMREHLGKQAAEGLEVRVERAVITVPAYFDAPQVEATRKAGELAGLEVIGILQEPTAAAIYHTWKSRLGDGNFLVYDLGGGTFDVSILRCIGGEYQVLAIDGDNYLGGDDLDRRFAEKLRVQLVERGYALALDVRGDEEDRLRFGRIVHLAQEIKESLSTSDVVSVSKQDFMQDKNGEPVSFEAEIGRAEYEKAIADLVETTIACCERALARSAETASIDLSQIDHVVLVGGSTRVPLVVRRVTEALCKKSRAEAPLQDEVDTCVALGAAIHAAQIGGLRLGDVDKKTTVSFTTPLVTQSARIRVGVRVEEAPEAAAEVAVLRGASGATGGEDILARAALPETPGGVLRLEVPLGDEQESFVRLALRSVEREVLSELPFALYRGDVRPRASALSRPSVVAKDLAIEVVRAGRRDRRVLVSRGAGLPVEVKSRFFTADQSGAVVLRLLQNRMPIKTLLLQVPRELPVGTPVDLTLRCDEAMRMEARAVVAGQELWAQVEPPAAPKFDPAGAVESLLDEADATSRSLWGMNANMYRAEADMLTAGIREVVSTDPDKLQALCEKLRLLVDWYRGDPNEALTPPLQNFEAELDALRRLVYRSSNSLYGMDRKQWEARLDDITSRAHKAYEASDAVAWRRVYNEVQALYETASQEEFAAMRLDDPAYLERRLRSERAYAADLERKLSDFVPSSSDVGPMQLAERDRLLATLHEKTLVPLSTLSFEGGGDTAPLRRRLEAIHAETARIEQAFERIPSLGLVTERGGS; encoded by the coding sequence ATGTTCGTAGATCGCCCTGTCGGAATCGACCTTGGAACGACCAACTCCGAGATCGCCATGCTCGACCCCTCCGAGCGCGATCTGCACATCTTCGCCGACCGCTTCGGCCGGCGCACGATCCCCTCGGCGGTCGCGTGGGATCCGAAGACCGAGGCGTTCGTCGTGGGACACGCGGCGCGGTCGAGGCGCGGCAAGACGCCGCCGCCGATCGAGTCAATCAAGCGCCGCATGGGGCAGGCGACCAAGGTCGACGTCGGCCCGCACGCGCTCACGCCCGACGAGGTGAGTGCGAAGATCCTGGGCGAGCTGCGCGATCGGATGCGCGAGCACCTCGGCAAGCAGGCCGCGGAAGGCCTCGAGGTGCGCGTCGAGCGCGCGGTGATCACGGTGCCGGCGTACTTCGACGCGCCGCAGGTCGAGGCCACGCGCAAGGCGGGGGAGCTGGCCGGGCTCGAGGTGATCGGCATCCTGCAGGAGCCGACGGCGGCGGCCATCTACCACACGTGGAAGAGCCGCCTCGGCGACGGCAACTTCCTCGTCTACGATCTCGGCGGCGGCACCTTCGACGTGTCGATCCTGCGCTGCATCGGCGGCGAGTATCAGGTGCTCGCGATCGACGGCGACAACTACCTCGGCGGCGACGATCTCGACCGGCGCTTCGCGGAGAAGCTGCGCGTGCAGCTCGTCGAGCGTGGCTACGCGCTCGCGCTCGACGTGCGGGGCGACGAGGAGGACCGGCTCCGCTTCGGCCGGATCGTGCACCTCGCGCAGGAGATCAAGGAGTCGCTCTCGACGAGCGACGTCGTGAGCGTCTCCAAGCAGGACTTCATGCAGGACAAGAACGGCGAGCCCGTGTCGTTCGAGGCCGAGATCGGGCGCGCCGAGTACGAGAAGGCGATCGCCGATCTCGTCGAGACGACCATCGCCTGCTGCGAGCGCGCCCTCGCCCGCAGCGCCGAGACGGCGTCGATCGATCTGTCGCAGATCGATCACGTGGTGCTCGTCGGCGGCTCGACGCGCGTGCCCCTGGTCGTCCGCCGCGTGACCGAGGCCCTGTGCAAGAAGAGCCGCGCAGAGGCGCCGCTCCAGGACGAGGTGGACACCTGCGTCGCGCTCGGCGCGGCCATCCACGCGGCGCAGATCGGGGGCCTGCGGCTCGGCGACGTGGACAAGAAGACCACCGTGAGCTTCACGACGCCGCTCGTGACGCAATCGGCGCGCATCCGCGTGGGCGTGCGCGTGGAGGAGGCGCCGGAGGCGGCGGCCGAGGTGGCCGTGCTGCGCGGCGCGAGCGGTGCGACGGGGGGCGAGGACATCCTGGCGCGCGCGGCCCTGCCCGAGACGCCCGGCGGGGTGCTGCGGCTCGAGGTGCCGCTCGGCGACGAGCAGGAGAGCTTCGTGCGGCTCGCGCTCCGATCGGTGGAGCGAGAGGTCCTGTCGGAGCTGCCGTTCGCGCTCTACCGGGGCGACGTGCGGCCGCGCGCGAGCGCGCTCAGCCGGCCCTCGGTGGTGGCCAAGGATCTCGCGATCGAGGTCGTGCGCGCGGGCCGGCGTGACAGGCGCGTGCTCGTCTCGCGCGGCGCGGGCTTGCCCGTCGAGGTGAAGAGCCGCTTCTTCACCGCGGATCAGAGCGGCGCCGTGGTCTTGCGGCTCTTGCAGAACCGCATGCCGATCAAGACGCTCCTGCTCCAGGTGCCTCGCGAGCTGCCCGTGGGCACGCCCGTCGATCTCACCCTGCGCTGCGACGAGGCGATGCGCATGGAGGCGCGCGCGGTCGTGGCCGGGCAGGAGCTGTGGGCGCAGGTCGAGCCCCCGGCGGCGCCCAAGTTCGATCCTGCGGGCGCGGTGGAGTCGCTGCTCGACGAGGCCGACGCGACCTCGCGCTCGCTGTGGGGCATGAACGCGAACATGTACCGCGCCGAGGCCGACATGCTCACGGCCGGCATCCGCGAGGTGGTCTCGACCGACCCGGACAAGCTGCAGGCGCTGTGCGAGAAGCTTCGCCTGCTCGTCGACTGGTACCGCGGCGATCCGAACGAGGCGCTCACGCCGCCCTTGCAGAACTTCGAGGCCGAGCTCGACGCCCTGCGGCGCCTGGTCTACCGCAGCTCGAACTCGCTCTACGGCATGGATCGCAAGCAGTGGGAGGCGCGCCTGGACGACATCACGTCGCGCGCGCACAAGGCCTACGAGGCCTCCGACGCCGTGGCCTGGCGGCGCGTCTACAACGAGGTGCAGGCGCTCTACGAGACGGCCTCGCAGGAGGAGTTCGCCGCGATGCGCCTCGACGATCCGGCGTACCTCGAGCGGCGCCTCCGGTCCGAGCGGGCCTACGCCGCGGACCTCGAGCGCAAGCTGTCCGACTTCGTCCCCTCGTCGTCGGACGTCGGCCCGATGCAGCTCGCCGAGCGCGACAGGCTGCTCGCGACCCTGCACGAGAAGACCCTCGTCCCCCTGTCGACGCTCTCCTTCGAGGGCGGCGGCGACACGGCGCCCTTGCGGCGCAGGCTCGAGGCGATCCACGCGGAGACCGCGCGCATCGAGCAGGCGTTCGAGCGCATCCCGTCGCTCGGGCTCGTGACGGAGCGGGGAGGGAGCTAG
- a CDS encoding MBL fold metallo-hydrolase has product MERRLVLPPGPAIEIPEKGSIFFVGTATVILRYAGFTILTDPNFLHAGDHVHLGYGLHSRRLTNPAIDLGDLPPIDFVLLSHLHEDHFDKRVARELDKKLPIVTTVPAAEGLRRMGFARAEGLNRWEGIRVEKGASRLTITAMPARHGPPVISRALPDTMGSMLDFEGQALRIYISGDTLVHGDLREIPRRYPGIDLALIHLGGTRVLGVLVTMDAKQGVRALRIIDPRRAIPIHYDDYTVFKSPLEDFAKAVRAAGLEDRVVYLARGDSFSFDAASLRRRAA; this is encoded by the coding sequence ATGGAGCGCCGCCTCGTCCTGCCGCCCGGCCCCGCGATCGAGATCCCCGAGAAAGGCTCGATCTTCTTCGTGGGGACGGCGACCGTGATCCTCCGCTACGCAGGGTTCACGATCCTGACGGACCCGAATTTCCTGCACGCCGGCGACCACGTGCACCTCGGCTACGGGCTGCACTCGAGGCGCCTGACCAACCCGGCGATCGATCTGGGCGACCTGCCGCCGATCGACTTCGTCCTGCTCTCGCACCTGCACGAGGACCACTTCGACAAGCGCGTGGCGCGCGAGCTCGACAAGAAGCTGCCCATCGTGACCACCGTGCCCGCCGCCGAGGGGCTGCGGCGCATGGGGTTCGCGCGGGCAGAGGGGCTGAACCGCTGGGAGGGGATCAGGGTGGAGAAGGGCGCGTCGCGGCTCACGATCACGGCCATGCCGGCGCGGCACGGGCCTCCCGTGATCTCGCGGGCCCTGCCGGACACGATGGGCAGCATGCTCGATTTCGAGGGGCAGGCGCTGCGGATCTACATCTCCGGCGACACGCTCGTGCACGGCGACCTGCGCGAGATCCCGCGGCGCTACCCGGGGATCGACCTCGCGCTGATCCACCTCGGCGGCACGCGCGTGCTCGGCGTGCTCGTGACCATGGACGCGAAGCAGGGCGTGCGGGCGCTCAGGATCATCGACCCGCGGCGGGCGATCCCGATCCATTACGACGACTACACGGTGTTCAAGTCGCCGCTCGAGGATTTCGCGAAGGCGGTGCGGGCCGCGGGGCTCGAGGACCGGGTCGTCTACCTCGCGCGGGGAGACTCGTTCTCGTTCGACGCGGCGAGCCTGCGGCGCCGGGCGGCTTGA
- a CDS encoding DUF2452 domain-containing protein, which produces MANDRDPKGEDDAGERALTRAVPYPTSRLAARIDLVDMAHEIERADQAIGMVVGAKLEVIREQMRALQDEARRILEEARASAELHRARCTFRKIPGKTYHLYRKPDGELYFSMLSPDEWGGRPPHAFEGSYRLEVDMSWSPLGSEHDRPDGRTIVRELLRGGSSGGSDGDGV; this is translated from the coding sequence ATGGCGAACGACAGGGATCCGAAGGGCGAAGACGACGCGGGCGAGCGGGCGCTGACCCGCGCCGTCCCTTACCCCACGAGCAGGCTCGCGGCGCGCATCGATCTCGTCGACATGGCGCACGAGATCGAGCGGGCCGATCAGGCGATCGGCATGGTCGTGGGCGCCAAGCTCGAGGTCATCCGCGAGCAGATGCGCGCCTTGCAAGACGAGGCGCGCAGGATCCTCGAGGAGGCGCGCGCCTCGGCCGAGCTGCACCGCGCCCGCTGCACCTTCCGCAAGATCCCGGGCAAGACCTACCACCTCTACCGCAAGCCCGACGGCGAGCTGTACTTCTCGATGCTCTCGCCCGACGAGTGGGGCGGCCGCCCCCCGCACGCCTTCGAGGGCTCTTACAGGCTCGAGGTCGACATGAGCTGGAGCCCGCTCGGCTCCGAGCACGATCGCCCCGACGGCCGCACCATCGTGCGCGAGCTGTTGCGGGGCGGGAGCAGCGGCGGCAGCGACGGCGACGGGGTCTAG
- a CDS encoding alkene reductase, with protein MTHLLSPLTLGAIELPNRVIMAPMTRSRADDAGVIGEITATYYTQRAGAGLMISEGIFPSAMGKGYVRTPGLATDAQAAAWRRVTDAVHAQGGKIYAQIMHTGRISDPSFLPGSATPIAPSAVQPKGASYTDEGMKPFVTPRALETAEIPGIIDEYAQATERAFAAGFDGVELHAASGYLPEQFLSSGTNRRTDRYGGSIENRLRFTLEALGAMAAVRGPGRVGIKIAPEMGFNDITDESPVATYTELVRAISPMGLSYLHVAVMDPTKDYHERLRPLFAGPYLAGAGFSQESAEALLARGGADAVVFGSSFISNPDLPERFRRRAPLAAPDRATFYTPGPKGYIDYPALGAV; from the coding sequence ATGACTCACCTGCTCAGCCCGCTGACCCTTGGTGCAATCGAGCTTCCGAACCGCGTGATCATGGCCCCGATGACGCGCTCCCGCGCCGACGACGCCGGCGTCATCGGCGAGATCACGGCCACGTATTACACGCAGCGCGCTGGAGCAGGCCTCATGATCAGCGAGGGCATTTTCCCCTCCGCAATGGGCAAGGGCTACGTCCGCACCCCCGGCCTCGCGACGGACGCGCAGGCGGCCGCCTGGAGGCGCGTGACCGACGCGGTGCACGCGCAGGGCGGCAAGATCTACGCGCAGATCATGCACACGGGCCGCATCTCGGATCCTTCGTTCCTGCCCGGCTCGGCCACGCCCATTGCCCCGAGCGCGGTGCAGCCGAAGGGCGCCTCGTACACGGACGAGGGCATGAAGCCCTTCGTGACGCCACGCGCGCTCGAGACGGCCGAGATCCCGGGGATCATCGATGAGTATGCCCAAGCCACGGAGCGCGCGTTCGCCGCGGGCTTCGACGGCGTCGAGCTGCACGCCGCATCGGGATACCTGCCCGAGCAATTCCTGTCCTCGGGGACGAACCGGCGGACGGACCGTTACGGTGGCTCGATCGAGAATCGATTGCGGTTCACGCTGGAGGCGCTCGGCGCAATGGCGGCCGTCCGCGGACCGGGGCGGGTCGGCATCAAGATCGCGCCCGAGATGGGGTTCAACGACATCACCGACGAATCGCCCGTCGCGACGTACACCGAGCTCGTCAGGGCCATCTCCCCCATGGGCCTTTCGTACCTGCACGTCGCGGTCATGGATCCGACGAAGGATTACCACGAGCGGCTGCGGCCCCTCTTTGCGGGCCCCTACCTCGCCGGCGCCGGTTTCTCGCAGGAGAGCGCCGAGGCCCTGCTCGCGCGAGGCGGCGCCGACGCGGTCGTCTTCGGGTCGTCGTTCATCTCGAACCCCGACCTGCCAGAGCGCTTCCGCAGGCGCGCCCCGCTCGCGGCCCCCGACCGCGCGACCTTCTACACGCCGGGCCCGAAAGGCTACATCGACTATCCGGCCCTCGGCGCCGTGTAG